Proteins encoded by one window of Leishmania mexicana MHOM/GT/2001/U1103 complete genome, chromosome 23:
- a CDS encoding putative kinesin has protein sequence MEGQERRSVVEMTSTKTILLDPKDGWAPKAQFDFDASLWSIPPTHRIVHTFQDTKHKTYATQKDVYNLIAKDLVPHVFNGFNSCILTYGQTGSGKTYTMMGLYDPNASCGGDGEEGIIPRVSNDIFIILKERMEQEAKTRPPRDRTKFRVEVSFVEIYMERVRDLLDPALRNTRGNERLQDARIRQDPYSGPFVEGVTKYEVENWTQCCTLLERGSQHRTTCATAVHNQSSRSHAIFQLTVVQEQVVPGNNKYALPAFKTQAGRINLVDLAGSERGGFQDYVKESAAINTSLLALRRVIDNLTERQNMLMEMAEAEITGKHYQERSLPQVPFRDSVLTWLLSDSIGGNARTTMVATLSPLVKNYADTLATLQWSSRARNLVTLVKMNDQALVHNGMASHAGALDNAVRIQRQNLDSLRQTLRSKQEAAQQLERQTRELKKSLTKTRGRERAILKDRAALIIQRAFHRFMFYKKYEAYELHHAKLRGGNKNGTSDAADFQKIRKEAEARELAAKGALKGEEALTDEKAAAVARYESNYEARALRRREAEDRRARIFEVINGNEVLRQYGETRRQEVEALRSVANDEKREREMAVKKLVDMMKTIADSKTAQYKRKVEEDQMQLETLRQKRDEVRSRRYELLRQLQALRERHKKVVAK, from the coding sequence ATGGAGGGCCAGGAGCGTCGCTCTGTTGTGGAGATGACGAGCACCAAGACTATTCTGCTAGACCCGAAGGACGGCTGGGCCCCCAAGGCGCAGTTCGACTTCGACGCGTCACTCTGGTCGATCCCGCCGACGCACCGCATTGTGCACACGTTCCAGGACACGAAGCACAAGACGTACGCAACGCAAAAGGATGTGTACAACCTCATTGCCAAAGACCTCGTTCCGCACGTGTTCAACGGCTTCAACAGCTGTATCCTCACATACGGCCAAACTGGAAGCGGCAAGACGTACACGATGATGGGCTTGTACGACCCGAACGCCTcatgcggcggcgacggagaggagggcatcATCCCGCGTGTGTCCAACGACATCTTCATTATCCTGAAGGAGCGCATGGAGCAGGAGGCCAAGacgaggccgccgcgcgaCCGCACGAAGTTCCGCGTTGAGGTGAGCTTCGTCGAGATTTACatggagcgcgtgcgcgatCTTCTCGACCCGGCGCTGCGCAACACCCGCGGCAACGAGCGGCTGCAGGATGCGCGCATCCGGCAGGACCCGTACAGCGGCCCCTTCGTGGAAGGCGTCACCAAGTACGAGGTAGAGAATTGGACACAGTGCTGCACCCTGCTTGAGCGCGGCTCACAGCACCGCACCAcgtgcgcgacggcggtgcacaACCAGTCGAGTCGCAGCCACGCAATCTTCCAGCTGACGGTGGTGCAGGAGCAGGTGGTGCCAGGAAACAACAAGTACGCCCTCCCTGCCTTCAAGACGCAGGCGGGCCGTATCAACCTGGTTGATCTCGCCGGCTCTGAACGTGGCGGTTTCCAAGACTACGTCAAGGAGTCGGCGGCTATCAACacctcgctgctggcgctgcgtcgtgtGATTGACAACCTCACGGAGCGGCAGAACATGCTGATGGAGATGGCGGAGGCAGAGATCACCGGCAAGCACTACCAAGAGCGGTCACTCCCGCAGGTGCCGTTCCGCGATAGTGTGCTGACATGGTTGCTGAGCGACAGCATTGGTGGCAATGCTCGTACGACCATGGTGGCCACACTCAGCCCGCTGGTGAAGAACTACGCCGATACCCTGGCGACTCTGCAGTGGAGCAGCAGGGCTCGCAACCTCGTCACGCTGGTTAAGATGAACGACCAGGCATTGGTGCACAACGGCATGGCGTCACACGCCGGCGCCCTCGACAACGCCGTGCGCATTCAGCGGCAGAATTTGGATAGTCTGCGCCAAACGCTTCGCTCAAAGCAggaagcagcgcagcagctggagcgaCAGACGAGGGAGCTGAAAAAGTCGCTCACCAAGACGCGCGGGCGCGAGCGGGCAATCCTCAAGGACCGCGCCGCTCTCATCATCCAGCGTGCCTTCCACCGCTTCATGTTCTACAAGAAGTACGAGGCCTACGAGCTGCACCACGCGAAGCTGCGAGGCGGGAATAAGAATGGCaccagcgacgccgctgaTTTTCAGAAGATTCGCAAGGAAGCGGAGGCGCGCGAGCTGGCGGCGAAGGGGGCGTTGAAgggtgaggaggcgctgaCAGACGAAaaggccgctgccgtggcgaggTACGAGTCGAACTACGAAGCTCGGGCTTTGCGCCGCCGTGAGGCCGAGGATCGCCGGGCAAGGATCTTTGAGGTGATCAACGGCAACGAGGTGCTCCGGCAGTACGGGGAGACACGCAGGCAAGAGGTGGAAGCGCTTCGCAGCGTGGCCAATGAcgaaaagagggagagggagatggcCGTGAAGAAGCTGGTGGACATGATGAAGACCATCGCTGACAGCAAAACGGCCCAGTACAAGCggaaggtggaggaggatCAGATGCAGCTGGAGACGCTGCGCCAGAAGCGCGACGAAGTGCGCTCGCGGAGGtacgagctgctgcggcagctccaGGCTTTACGGGAGCGCCACAAGAAGGTGGTAGCGAAGTAA